The Thioalkalivibrio sulfidiphilus HL-EbGr7 genome includes a window with the following:
- the nuoL gene encoding NADH-quinone oxidoreductase subunit L, translating to MENIYLAIVLAPLFGAIVAGLFGRQIGRVGAHTVTILGVAVSFLLSVWVFKAHVFDGAEVYNATVYTWMVSDGIRFEVGFLVDNLTAMMMLVVTFVSLMVHIYTIGYMQDDPGYQRFFAYISLFTFSMLMLVMANNFMQLFFGWEAVGLVSYLLIGFWYKRPTAIYANMKAFIVNRVGDFGFILGIGALLFYAGSLDYWEVFAEAEGMSQATISIIPGTEWSLLTVACILLFIGAMGKSAQVPLHVWLPDSMEGPTPISALIHAATMVTAGIFMVARMSPLFELSTAALSFVLVIGALTAFFMGLIGIVQNDIKRVVAYSTLSQLGYMTVALGASAYAAGVFHLMTHAFFKALLFLAAGSVIIAMHHEQDMRRMGGLRKYMPITYITALIGSLALIGFPGFAGFFSKDGIIEAVSLSTTPGATFAYVLVLAGVFVTAFYSFRMFFLVFHGEERFRNLEHHAHHDAHHGDEHGDDHGDDHGHGHHGPVEPKESPWVVTVPLILLAIPSVLAGYVVGPMLFGDFFGDAIFVAEANDVLARLGEGYTGVMGFIVHGMMMPPFWLAMAGLASAWYIYMRKPSIAAAAKARFEWLYKVLDRKYGFDEFNAFVFAGGSVGLGRALWRFGDRMFIDGLLVNGSARAVGFISRYARFSQTGYLYHYAFAMIIGLLVLITVFAF from the coding sequence ATGGAGAACATCTATCTCGCCATCGTCCTCGCCCCCCTGTTCGGCGCCATCGTGGCCGGCCTGTTCGGCCGCCAGATCGGCCGGGTAGGGGCCCACACGGTCACCATCCTGGGCGTGGCCGTGTCCTTCCTGCTGTCGGTGTGGGTGTTCAAGGCCCACGTGTTCGACGGTGCGGAGGTCTACAACGCCACCGTCTACACCTGGATGGTGAGCGACGGCATCCGCTTCGAGGTGGGCTTCCTGGTGGACAACCTCACCGCCATGATGATGCTGGTGGTGACCTTCGTGTCCCTGATGGTGCACATCTACACCATCGGCTACATGCAGGACGACCCGGGCTACCAGCGCTTCTTCGCCTACATCTCCCTGTTCACCTTCTCCATGCTGATGCTGGTGATGGCGAACAACTTCATGCAGCTGTTCTTCGGCTGGGAGGCCGTGGGCCTGGTCTCCTACCTGCTGATCGGCTTCTGGTACAAGCGCCCCACGGCCATCTACGCCAACATGAAGGCCTTCATCGTCAACCGCGTGGGCGACTTCGGCTTCATCCTGGGCATCGGCGCGCTGCTGTTCTACGCCGGCAGCCTGGATTACTGGGAGGTGTTCGCCGAGGCCGAGGGCATGTCCCAGGCCACCATCAGCATCATCCCGGGCACCGAGTGGTCCCTGCTGACGGTGGCCTGCATCCTGTTGTTCATCGGCGCCATGGGCAAGTCCGCCCAGGTCCCCCTGCACGTGTGGCTGCCGGACTCCATGGAAGGCCCGACCCCCATCTCCGCCCTGATCCACGCGGCCACCATGGTGACCGCCGGCATCTTCATGGTGGCGCGCATGTCGCCCCTGTTCGAGCTGTCCACGGCGGCCCTGTCCTTCGTGCTGGTGATTGGCGCGCTGACCGCCTTCTTCATGGGCCTGATCGGTATCGTGCAGAACGACATCAAGCGGGTGGTGGCCTACTCGACCCTGTCCCAGCTGGGCTACATGACCGTGGCCCTGGGTGCCTCGGCCTACGCCGCGGGTGTGTTCCACCTGATGACCCATGCCTTCTTCAAGGCCCTGCTGTTCCTGGCCGCGGGTTCGGTGATCATCGCCATGCACCACGAGCAGGACATGCGCCGCATGGGCGGCCTGCGCAAGTACATGCCCATCACCTACATCACGGCCCTGATCGGCTCGCTGGCCCTGATCGGTTTCCCGGGCTTCGCCGGCTTCTTCTCCAAGGACGGCATCATCGAGGCGGTTTCCCTGTCCACCACGCCGGGGGCGACCTTCGCCTACGTGCTGGTGCTGGCCGGCGTGTTCGTGACGGCCTTCTACTCCTTCCGCATGTTCTTCCTGGTGTTCCACGGCGAGGAGCGCTTCCGTAACCTGGAGCACCACGCCCATCATGACGCGCATCACGGCGATGAACATGGCGACGACCACGGCGATGACCACGGCCATGGCCACCACGGTCCGGTGGAGCCGAAGGAGTCACCCTGGGTGGTGACCGTGCCCCTGATCCTGCTGGCCATCCCTTCTGTACTGGCCGGTTACGTGGTGGGCCCGATGCTGTTCGGCGACTTCTTCGGCGATGCCATCTTCGTGGCCGAGGCCAACGACGTGCTGGCCCGCCTGGGCGAGGGCTACACCGGGGTGATGGGCTTCATCGTCCACGGCATGATGATGCCGCCCTTCTGGCTGGCCATGGCCGGTCTGGCCAGCGCCTGGTACATCTACATGCGCAAGCCCTCCATCGCCGCCGCCGCCAAGGCGCGCTTCGAGTGGCTGTACAAGGTGCTGGACCGCAAGTACGGCTTCGATGAGTTCAACGCCTTCGTGTTCGCCGGCGGCAGCGTCGGCCTGGGCCGCGCCCTGTGGCGCTTCGGCGACCGGATGTTCATCGACGGCCTGCTGGTCAACGGCAGCGCCCGGGCGGTGGGCTTCATCTCCAGATATGCCCGCTTCAGCCAGACCGGATACCTGTATCACTACGCCTTCGCCATGATCATCGGCCTGCTGGTGCTGATCACGGTGTTCGCGTTCTGA